The following proteins come from a genomic window of archaeon BMS3Bbin15:
- a CDS encoding spoVT / AbrB like domain protein, translating to MEMVIKMEYVLKVDRQGRVVLPVEFRRELGIKNGGSIVLKKKNSRIYVEVGGDLEGKVEQWKEKLKGMEVKAQQFKPGESKWVSENWVRKKLGIQV from the coding sequence ATGGAAATGGTGATAAAAATGGAATATGTTCTGAAAGTGGACAGGCAGGGCAGGGTTGTTCTCCCTGTGGAATTTCGAAGGGAACTGGGCATAAAGAATGGTGGAAGTATAGTACTTAAGAAAAAGAACAGCAGGATTTACGTCGAAGTTGGAGGAGACCTTGAGGGTAAGGTGGAACAATGGAAGGAAAAATTAAAAGGAATGGAAGTAAAGGCACAGCAATTTAAACCTGGGGAATCAAAATGGGTGAGCGAAAATTGGGTCAGGAAAAAGTTAGGTATACAGGTGTAG